In Monodelphis domestica isolate mMonDom1 chromosome 3, mMonDom1.pri, whole genome shotgun sequence, the following proteins share a genomic window:
- the CFAP73 gene encoding cilia- and flagella-associated protein 73 — translation MAVPWEEYFRLALEKTPRAEKTPVHEDNYISHATQLLEKKQEMVEMEETLQAKKEEFKVKMAALKQRREALEQKEGALKESMIRFDKFLKDTEAKQNRALRRAEEERRKEAEAEALEEELEGLVQKKERLERTMNKYRPFAQYLEQVVAQSEEFQEIPELMARFGGLADIQAILAEREQALHQALEEARLELLRLVEDKNDEVLRQNNRLADLQLRLEEVRTEALQWESRWVHIQNTAAQKTLLLGRIKMAALNLYQKVCKQRKEVPALAMEDTEGQLEQVQLCFQDLSAMLAKSHQGDPRPPADR, via the exons ATGGCTGTGCCTTGGGAAGAATATTTCCGCCTGGCCTTGGAAAAAACGCCGCGGGCTGA gAAGACACCAGTTCATGAGGACAATTATATCAGCCATGCTACCCAGCTGCTAGAGAAGAAGCAAGAGATGGTAGAGATGGAGGAGACTCTGCAAGCTAAGAAGGAG GAGTTCAAGGTAAAGATGGCGGCCCTGAAGCAGCGAAGGGAGGCCCTAGAACAGAAGGAGGGGGCGCTGAAGGAGTCCATGATCCGCTTCGACAAGTTCCTGAAG GACACAGAGGCCAAGCAGAATCGGGCCCTGCGCCGGGCGGAGGAAGAGCGGCGGAAGGAGGCCGAGGCCGAGGCCCTGGAGGAGGAGTTGGAGGGGCTGGTCCAGAAGAAGGAGCGGCTGGAGCGGACGATGAACAAATACCGGCCCTTCGCCCAGTATCTGGAGCAGGTGGTGGCCCAGTCGGAGGAG TTTCAGGAGATCCCCGAGCTGATGGCCCGCTTCGGCGGCCTGGCCGACATTCAGGCCATCCTGGCCGAGCGCGAGCAGGCTTTGCACCAGGCCCTGGAGGAGGCCCGGCTCGAGCTGCTCAGGCTGGTGGAGGACAAGAACGACGAGGTCCTGCGGCAGAACAACCGGCTGGCCGACCTGCAGCTGCGCCTGGAGGAGGTCAGGACGGAGGCGCTGCAGTGG GAGTCGAGGTGGGTCCACATCCAGAACACGGCAGCCCAGAAGACTTTGCTTCTTGGGCGGATCAAGATGGCAGCCCTCAACCTGTACCAGAAGGTCTGTAAGCAGAGGAAGGAAGTTCCAGCGTTGGCCATGGAGGACACCGAGGGGCAGCTGGAGCAG GTGCAGCTCTGCTTCCAGGATCTTTCTGCCATGTTGGCCAAGTCTCACCAGGGAGACCCCAGGCCTCCAGCTGACCGCTAG